One segment of Streptomyces sp. NBC_00576 DNA contains the following:
- a CDS encoding IS630 family transposase: MARTGRPKVELTLSDEERAALEGWVRRRSTPQAWALRCRIILACAQGASNKDVAAQLGSTPHAVGRWRARFVQYRIAGLGDMPRPGGPRTVTDEQVAALVARTLESTPNHATHWSTRSMAKELGLSQSTVSRIWRAFGLQPHRSETFKLSTDPYFVDKVHDVVGLYLDPPERALVFCVDEKSQIQALDRSQPVLPMMPGVPQRTTHDYVRAGTTTLFAALEVATGKVIGSLHRRHRAEEFKKFLIKLDREVPAGLDVHLVLDTYATHKTPAIKTWLLAHPRFHLRFTPTGSSWLNLVERWFAELTNKQIRRGVHKTVQALEKDIRNWIAAWNTEPRPYVWTKTADEILERLASYLNRIPDSED, translated from the coding sequence ATGGCACGGACGGGGCGGCCGAAGGTCGAGTTGACGTTGTCGGACGAGGAGCGGGCCGCTCTCGAGGGGTGGGTGCGGCGCCGTTCGACACCGCAGGCATGGGCCCTGCGGTGTCGGATCATCCTGGCCTGCGCCCAGGGTGCTTCGAACAAGGACGTGGCTGCTCAACTCGGGTCCACGCCTCATGCGGTGGGCCGCTGGCGGGCCCGGTTCGTGCAGTATCGAATCGCCGGGCTGGGTGACATGCCGCGTCCGGGTGGGCCGCGGACGGTGACGGACGAGCAGGTCGCCGCGCTGGTCGCCAGAACGCTGGAGTCCACACCGAATCACGCCACCCACTGGTCAACGCGTTCGATGGCGAAGGAACTGGGCTTGTCGCAGTCGACCGTGTCGCGGATCTGGCGGGCGTTCGGCCTGCAGCCGCACCGCTCGGAGACGTTCAAGTTGTCGACGGATCCGTACTTCGTCGACAAGGTCCACGACGTCGTCGGCCTCTACCTGGACCCGCCTGAGAGAGCTCTGGTGTTCTGCGTCGACGAGAAGTCGCAGATCCAGGCACTCGACCGCTCTCAGCCGGTGCTGCCGATGATGCCCGGAGTTCCCCAGCGGACCACCCACGACTACGTCCGCGCCGGCACCACCACACTGTTCGCCGCCCTGGAGGTCGCCACGGGAAAAGTGATCGGCTCTCTCCACCGCCGCCATCGCGCCGAGGAATTCAAGAAGTTCCTCATCAAGCTCGACCGCGAAGTTCCCGCTGGTCTCGATGTCCACCTCGTGCTGGACACCTACGCCACCCACAAGACTCCGGCCATCAAGACCTGGCTGCTGGCCCACCCTCGCTTCCACCTTCGCTTCACCCCGACCGGGTCATCCTGGCTCAACCTCGTCGAGCGGTGGTTCGCCGAACTCACCAACAAACAGATACGGCGAGGCGTCCACAAGACCGTCCAGGCTCTCGAGAAGGACATCCGCAACTGGATTGCCGCCTGGAACACCGAGCCGAGACCCTACGTCTGGACGAAGACCGCAGACGAAATCCTCGAACGCCTCGCCTCATATCTGAACAGAATTCCTGACTCAGAAGACTAG
- a CDS encoding SGNH/GDSL hydrolase family protein, which translates to MKSVSEQVHTAGRVKNLGKTVQFSWPGVYFEGRFRGTGIGVVLDCATADYDVQVDGATVATLVTPGDTTHWINGLRDSEHTVRVVKRNDTPGDTSTFGGFVAAPGGAVLSKPAPRDRQIEFIGDSITVGYGNVSGTSDCNPEHLKRNTNSDVSHGALTAQQLDADYQINGFSGLGMVRNVAGICPDVTYRTYYDRALLNMDGDVWQNPGTWRPQIVVVNLGSNDFSDLTPGEPWTPDSLAAAYCTAYGEFLRKLRTRYGAGTTLVAVGFDRNAEHVRQVVEARNDAGDSRVHYWFLEQSGLDFLGCDGHTSAHDDRVIAGRLAPFLRSLPTGW; encoded by the coding sequence ATGAAGAGCGTCTCGGAGCAGGTGCACACCGCAGGGCGGGTCAAAAACCTGGGGAAGACGGTGCAGTTCAGCTGGCCCGGGGTGTACTTCGAGGGCCGCTTCCGCGGGACCGGGATCGGGGTGGTACTCGACTGCGCGACCGCCGACTACGACGTCCAGGTCGACGGGGCCACCGTCGCAACCCTGGTCACACCCGGCGACACCACGCACTGGATCAACGGCCTGCGGGACAGCGAGCACACGGTCCGGGTCGTCAAACGCAACGACACCCCGGGGGACACCAGCACGTTCGGAGGCTTCGTTGCCGCGCCCGGGGGCGCCGTACTGAGCAAGCCGGCGCCCCGGGACCGCCAGATCGAGTTCATCGGGGACTCCATCACGGTGGGCTATGGCAATGTGTCGGGCACCAGCGACTGCAATCCGGAGCACCTCAAGCGGAACACCAACAGCGACGTGAGCCACGGCGCCCTCACCGCCCAGCAGCTGGACGCCGATTACCAGATCAACGGCTTCTCCGGCCTCGGCATGGTGCGCAACGTCGCCGGCATCTGCCCGGACGTCACGTACCGGACTTACTACGACCGCGCCCTGCTGAACATGGACGGCGACGTCTGGCAGAACCCGGGAACGTGGCGCCCCCAGATCGTGGTGGTCAACCTTGGCTCCAACGACTTCTCCGACCTCACCCCCGGTGAACCGTGGACGCCCGACAGCCTCGCGGCCGCCTACTGCACCGCCTACGGCGAGTTCCTCCGGAAACTGCGGACTCGCTACGGTGCCGGCACCACCCTCGTAGCCGTCGGCTTCGACAGAAACGCCGAGCATGTGCGGCAGGTGGTCGAGGCGCGCAACGACGCCGGCGACAGCCGGGTCCACTACTGGTTCCTCGAACAGTCGGGCCTGGACTTCCTCGGATGTGACGGGCACACCTCGGCTCACGACGACCGGGTGATCGCCGGCCGGCTTGCCCCGTTCCTCAGGAGCCTGCCGACGGGATGGTAA
- a CDS encoding aldo/keto reductase, translating into MQRRKIHNTRVELTELGFGAAVIGNLYRTTSAEDASAAVHAAWDAGIRYFDTAPHYGLGLSEHRLGAALREHPRDDYVVSSKVGRLLVPNEQPRGVDSDGFVVRDDLRRQWDFSRDGVLRSIEDSLRRTGLDRLDIVYLHDPDDHWRQAAEEAMPTLAELRDQGVIGAIGAGMNQSAMLARFLRETAADVVMLAGRYTLLDQSALDDVLPAAYELGKSVVAVGVFNSGLLSLNRPAEGMKYDYQEAPPELIARARAIAEVCEAHGTTLPAAAIAFPATHPSTVNVTLGMRDRAQVTRNAELHRSTIPQALWDDLRCQGLIRPDVPSGS; encoded by the coding sequence TTGCAACGCCGGAAGATCCACAACACCCGCGTCGAACTCACCGAACTCGGTTTCGGCGCCGCGGTGATCGGCAACCTCTACCGGACCACCTCGGCCGAGGACGCGTCGGCCGCCGTCCACGCGGCCTGGGACGCGGGCATACGGTACTTCGACACCGCCCCGCACTACGGGCTCGGCCTCTCCGAACACCGTCTCGGGGCGGCCCTGCGGGAGCACCCCCGAGACGACTACGTCGTCTCCTCCAAGGTCGGTCGGCTTCTCGTCCCCAACGAGCAGCCACGAGGCGTCGACAGCGACGGCTTCGTCGTACGCGACGACCTGCGCCGCCAGTGGGACTTCAGCCGCGACGGCGTACTGCGCTCCATCGAGGACTCCCTACGCCGCACCGGCCTGGACCGGCTGGACATCGTCTACCTGCACGATCCGGACGACCACTGGCGGCAGGCGGCCGAGGAGGCCATGCCCACGCTCGCGGAGCTGCGCGACCAGGGCGTGATCGGCGCGATCGGCGCCGGCATGAACCAGTCGGCCATGCTCGCCCGCTTCCTGCGCGAGACCGCCGCCGACGTGGTCATGCTCGCGGGCCGCTACACACTCCTCGACCAGTCCGCCCTGGACGACGTCCTGCCCGCCGCGTACGAACTCGGCAAGAGCGTGGTGGCGGTCGGCGTCTTCAACTCCGGCCTGCTCTCCCTCAACCGGCCCGCAGAGGGGATGAAGTACGACTACCAGGAGGCCCCACCGGAACTGATCGCCCGCGCACGGGCGATCGCCGAGGTATGCGAAGCGCACGGCACCACCCTGCCCGCCGCCGCCATCGCCTTCCCGGCCACCCACCCCAGTACGGTCAACGTCACGCTCGGCATGCGAGACCGCGCACAGGTGACCCGCAACGCGGAACTCCACCGGAGCACCATCCCCCAGGCGCTCTGGGACGACCTCCGCTGCCAAGGCCTGATCAGGCCCGACGTCCCCAGCGGAAGTTGA
- a CDS encoding SDR family NAD(P)-dependent oxidoreductase has product MTAFDLTGKLAVVTGARRGIGRAMARALAEAGADIIGVSATLEESGSAVDKDVRAAGRTFEAIRTDFADPAAVRALGADLAGRARPVDILVNNAGTIRRAPAAEHTDADWELVLQVNLTAQFALTRAVGAAMVARGQGKIVFTASLLSFQGGITVPGYTAAKHGIAGLTKALANEWAPHGVNVNAIAPGYIATDNTQALQADPVRSKAILDRIPAGRWGSADDLAGATVFLASDAAAYLHGVVLPVDGGWLGR; this is encoded by the coding sequence ATGACCGCCTTCGACCTCACCGGGAAGCTCGCCGTCGTCACCGGGGCCCGGCGTGGCATCGGCCGGGCCATGGCCCGCGCACTCGCCGAGGCCGGCGCGGACATCATCGGCGTCAGCGCCACCCTGGAGGAATCCGGCAGCGCGGTCGACAAGGACGTGCGTGCCGCGGGGCGTACCTTCGAGGCGATCCGCACCGACTTCGCCGACCCGGCGGCCGTACGGGCGCTGGGCGCCGACCTCGCCGGACGCGCACGGCCGGTGGACATCCTCGTCAACAACGCGGGCACCATCCGCCGCGCCCCGGCCGCCGAACACACCGACGCCGACTGGGAGCTGGTCCTCCAGGTCAACCTCACCGCCCAGTTCGCGCTGACCCGTGCCGTCGGCGCGGCGATGGTCGCCCGAGGACAGGGAAAGATCGTCTTCACCGCGTCGCTGCTCAGCTTCCAGGGCGGTATCACCGTCCCCGGCTACACCGCCGCCAAACACGGCATCGCCGGCCTGACCAAGGCACTGGCCAACGAGTGGGCCCCGCACGGCGTCAACGTCAACGCCATCGCGCCCGGCTACATCGCCACCGACAACACCCAGGCCCTGCAGGCCGACCCCGTCCGCAGCAAGGCCATCCTCGACCGCATCCCCGCCGGCCGCTGGGGCAGCGCCGACGACCTCGCCGGCGCCACCGTCTTCCTCGCCTCCGACGCCGCCGCCTACCTCCACGGCGTCGTCCTGCCCGTCGACGGCGGCTGGCTCGGCCGATGA
- a CDS encoding zinc-dependent alcohol dehydrogenase, whose protein sequence is MTLAVRYMSARTLDTASAETRSPGPGEVELAPAYVGICGTDLHIFHGDMDARVSTPAVLGHEMSGRVVRVGPDVEGWAPGDAVTVMPLRWDDTCPACLKGHQHICQHLDFIGIDSPGAMQQRWTVPASTLIRLPDTLALDRAALVEPTAVAVHDVGRAGVVEGEKVVVVGGGPVGILIALVARAAGADARVVELNAHRRLLAEELGLTTWNPATADVPSLAGEWTRDAGADVAFEVSGAAGGVDSAVDVLGVRGRLCLVAIHPRPREINLHRFFWRELTLVGARLYDRTDFEKAVTLVADRTIPAERLISKIVPLTQAPAAFEALEGGGNVMKILVDCTTDTDTTDTDATTNTDADADADADDAQGVAV, encoded by the coding sequence ATGACTCTCGCCGTCCGTTACATGTCTGCCCGCACTCTGGACACGGCTTCCGCCGAGACCCGCTCGCCCGGTCCGGGTGAGGTGGAGCTGGCGCCCGCCTATGTCGGTATCTGCGGCACCGACCTGCACATCTTCCACGGCGACATGGACGCCCGGGTGTCCACGCCCGCTGTCCTGGGACACGAGATGTCCGGCCGTGTCGTCCGTGTCGGCCCGGACGTCGAGGGCTGGGCGCCCGGTGACGCGGTCACGGTGATGCCGCTGCGCTGGGACGACACCTGCCCGGCCTGTCTCAAGGGCCACCAGCACATCTGCCAGCACCTCGACTTCATCGGCATCGACTCCCCCGGCGCGATGCAGCAGCGCTGGACCGTACCCGCCTCCACCCTGATCCGGCTGCCCGACACCCTTGCCCTGGACCGGGCCGCACTCGTCGAACCCACCGCCGTGGCCGTGCACGACGTCGGCCGGGCCGGGGTCGTCGAGGGCGAGAAGGTCGTCGTGGTCGGCGGCGGCCCGGTCGGCATCCTCATCGCACTGGTCGCGCGGGCCGCGGGCGCCGATGCGCGGGTGGTGGAGCTGAACGCCCACCGGCGCCTGCTCGCCGAGGAGCTGGGCCTGACCACCTGGAACCCGGCCACCGCAGACGTACCCTCGTTGGCCGGTGAGTGGACCCGGGACGCGGGCGCGGACGTCGCCTTCGAGGTGTCCGGCGCGGCGGGCGGTGTGGACAGCGCGGTCGACGTGCTGGGTGTGCGCGGGCGGCTGTGCCTGGTCGCCATCCATCCCCGGCCCCGCGAGATCAACCTGCACCGCTTCTTCTGGCGCGAACTCACCCTGGTGGGCGCCCGCTTGTACGACCGCACCGACTTCGAAAAAGCCGTGACCCTGGTCGCCGACCGCACCATCCCCGCCGAACGGCTGATCAGCAAGATCGTCCCCCTCACCCAGGCGCCCGCCGCGTTCGAGGCCCTGGAAGGCGGCGGCAACGTGATGAAGATCCTCGTGGACTGCACCACCGACACCGACACCACCGACACCGACGCCACCACCAACACCGACGCCGACGCCGACGCCGACGCCGACGACGCTCAGGGAGTCGCCGTATGA
- a CDS encoding amidohydrolase family protein translates to MTSAPAPVLIDAHHHLWDLDRRPQSWLDDPALSSISRTFTPGDLRSTATHPIAGRHLHSTVVVQCMPDVPETEDLLALAEQEPLIEAVVGWADLTSPVIGEMLDRLLAGPGGAYLRSLRHLVQGETNPRWLQRPDVERGLAAVRDRGLSYDVLVRSHQLDQATRLAERFPELPQVLDHAGKPPIARGELADWRRQVQQLAAHPQVVCKLSGLITEADHDAWTTADIRPVWDTLLTAFGPDRLMFGSDWPVANLAGGWNRWAATMDELLTDCAENEIDALLAGTATTFYRLPARS, encoded by the coding sequence GTGACCTCTGCCCCCGCCCCCGTCCTCATCGACGCCCACCATCACCTCTGGGACCTCGACCGGCGTCCGCAGTCCTGGCTCGACGACCCCGCCCTGTCATCGATCAGCCGTACCTTCACCCCCGGCGACCTGCGCTCCACCGCAACTCACCCCATCGCGGGTCGTCATCTGCACAGCACGGTGGTCGTGCAGTGCATGCCGGACGTGCCCGAGACCGAGGACCTGCTCGCCCTCGCGGAGCAGGAACCGCTGATCGAGGCAGTGGTCGGCTGGGCGGACCTGACATCGCCGGTGATCGGCGAGATGCTGGACCGACTGCTCGCCGGCCCGGGCGGCGCCTATCTGCGCTCCCTGCGCCATCTCGTCCAGGGGGAGACGAACCCACGCTGGCTGCAACGCCCGGATGTGGAGCGGGGGTTGGCGGCGGTCAGGGACCGGGGGCTCTCCTACGACGTACTGGTCCGCAGCCACCAGCTCGACCAGGCGACCCGCCTGGCCGAACGGTTTCCCGAGCTGCCACAGGTGCTCGACCACGCGGGCAAGCCGCCCATCGCCCGGGGCGAACTGGCGGACTGGCGACGCCAGGTGCAACAGCTGGCCGCGCACCCGCAGGTGGTCTGCAAACTGTCGGGACTGATCACCGAAGCCGACCACGACGCCTGGACGACCGCCGACATCCGCCCCGTCTGGGACACCCTGCTCACCGCCTTCGGACCCGATCGGCTGATGTTCGGCTCCGACTGGCCGGTCGCGAACCTCGCGGGCGGCTGGAACCGCTGGGCCGCCACCATGGACGAACTGCTCACCGACTGTGCCGAGAACGAGATCGACGCACTCCTCGCCGGCACCGCGACCACCTTCTACCGCCTTCCCGCCCGCAGTTGA
- a CDS encoding L-rhamnose mutarotase: MKRIAQTIKLRPEHREEYLELHSAVWPGVQAAMHRAQIRNYGIFLQGDVLFAYFEYHGDDFEADMAVLEADPETQEWWKLTDPCQEPWPDRGDSRQWTELTEVWHLDPPGEDSTV, translated from the coding sequence ATGAAGCGCATCGCCCAGACCATCAAGCTCCGTCCCGAACACCGGGAGGAGTACCTCGAACTCCACTCCGCCGTCTGGCCCGGCGTCCAAGCGGCCATGCACCGGGCACAGATCCGCAACTACGGCATCTTCCTCCAGGGTGACGTCCTGTTCGCCTACTTCGAGTACCACGGCGACGACTTCGAGGCCGACATGGCCGTCCTCGAAGCCGATCCCGAAACGCAGGAGTGGTGGAAACTCACCGACCCCTGCCAGGAACCGTGGCCGGACCGGGGAGACTCACGCCAGTGGACGGAACTCACCGAGGTCTGGCACCTCGACCCGCCCGGCGAGGACTCCACCGTCTGA
- a CDS encoding carbohydrate ABC transporter permease, whose amino-acid sequence MSRAHHQATERRRTFSPRRLAPRLLIGSVLAVFMVFFVLPVVWLVLAATKTDQQLVHGSPLSFGSWHAFKANWDALTAFQDNAIMQWLGNSTLYAVISLVITLCVAIPAGYALAMTEFRGRHTLLVSTLVVMLMPTATLVVPLFLEINAVRLIGTMWSIILPYSFYPFGVYLTYIYFTTAVPKDLLAAARMDGCSEFGVFRHIALPLATPVIALVGFFSFVANWTNYFLPYVMLPESDQMPIQVGVGSLLSNVPSFNPAVGDLAIERPQLALATLLAITPVLVVFLFAQRFLVSGMLAGATKE is encoded by the coding sequence ATGAGCCGAGCGCACCACCAGGCCACCGAGCGGCGGCGCACCTTCTCCCCGCGTCGCCTCGCGCCCCGCCTGCTGATCGGCTCCGTACTGGCCGTGTTCATGGTGTTCTTCGTGCTGCCGGTGGTGTGGCTCGTCCTCGCGGCGACCAAGACCGACCAGCAACTCGTCCACGGCAGCCCGCTGTCCTTCGGCTCCTGGCACGCCTTCAAGGCCAACTGGGACGCCCTCACGGCGTTCCAGGACAACGCCATCATGCAGTGGCTGGGCAACTCCACGCTCTACGCGGTGATCTCGCTGGTCATCACGCTCTGCGTGGCCATCCCCGCGGGGTACGCCCTGGCGATGACCGAGTTCCGCGGCCGTCACACGCTGCTCGTCTCGACCCTCGTGGTGATGCTCATGCCGACCGCGACGCTGGTGGTGCCGCTGTTCCTGGAGATCAACGCGGTGCGTCTGATCGGCACGATGTGGTCGATCATCCTGCCGTACTCGTTCTACCCGTTCGGCGTGTACCTGACGTACATCTACTTCACCACCGCCGTACCGAAGGACCTGCTGGCGGCGGCACGGATGGACGGCTGCTCGGAGTTCGGCGTCTTCCGGCACATCGCGCTGCCGCTGGCGACGCCGGTGATCGCCCTCGTGGGCTTCTTCAGCTTCGTCGCCAACTGGACCAACTACTTCCTGCCGTACGTGATGCTTCCCGAGAGCGACCAGATGCCGATCCAGGTGGGCGTCGGAAGCCTGCTCAGCAACGTGCCCTCCTTCAACCCCGCTGTCGGCGACCTCGCGATCGAGCGCCCGCAACTGGCGCTGGCCACGCTGCTGGCCATCACACCGGTGCTGGTCGTCTTCCTGTTCGCCCAGCGCTTCCTGGTCAGCGGGATGCTCGCCGGAGCCACCAAGGAGTAG
- a CDS encoding carbohydrate ABC transporter permease, with translation MTETHPSAGSARRRPRGTARQSRAGVAFVAVYVLLLIAFGILPTGYAVYFAFTDAGGSFSGFTNFITTAQDFRFLDAVGHVALYLLFWLVSLVVFVVALALLLHRLASGGVSKSLRFLYYIPGALAGAASVLVWLFMLDPAVSPVSSLLGMLGFHTFGEVIAPGNLPVLFTIIAFWTGAGGWIVVIYGALNNIPQDVMEAARIDGASAWQTAWRVQIPMLRKWIVYMVILAFAGGAQLFVEPQLLSLASVGVAGRDYSLNQLTYDFAFQMNNINGAAAVSVELLVVSVSAAAVFVARSGFFDAD, from the coding sequence GTGACCGAGACGCACCCCTCGGCCGGTTCTGCCCGGCGGCGCCCTCGCGGCACCGCCCGGCAGAGCCGGGCCGGTGTCGCCTTCGTCGCCGTCTACGTGCTCCTGCTGATCGCGTTCGGCATCCTGCCGACCGGTTACGCCGTCTACTTCGCCTTCACCGACGCCGGGGGCAGTTTCAGCGGCTTCACCAACTTCATCACCACAGCGCAGGACTTCCGTTTCCTGGACGCCGTGGGCCATGTCGCGCTGTACCTCCTCTTCTGGCTGGTCTCGCTCGTGGTGTTCGTGGTGGCCCTGGCTCTGCTGCTGCACCGTCTCGCCTCGGGCGGTGTCAGCAAGTCCCTGCGCTTCCTCTACTACATCCCCGGAGCCCTCGCCGGCGCCGCGAGCGTGCTGGTGTGGCTGTTCATGCTCGACCCGGCGGTGAGCCCGGTCAGCTCGCTGCTGGGCATGCTGGGATTCCACACGTTCGGTGAGGTCATCGCTCCCGGCAACCTGCCCGTGCTGTTCACGATCATCGCGTTCTGGACCGGCGCGGGTGGCTGGATCGTCGTCATCTACGGCGCGCTGAACAACATCCCCCAGGACGTCATGGAAGCCGCGCGCATCGACGGTGCGAGCGCCTGGCAGACCGCCTGGCGTGTGCAGATCCCCATGCTCCGCAAGTGGATCGTGTACATGGTGATCCTGGCCTTCGCGGGCGGCGCCCAGCTCTTCGTGGAGCCGCAGTTGCTCTCCCTGGCCAGCGTGGGCGTCGCCGGACGCGACTACTCGCTGAACCAGCTGACGTACGACTTCGCCTTCCAGATGAACAACATCAACGGCGCCGCCGCGGTCTCGGTGGAGCTCCTGGTCGTCAGTGTGTCGGCCGCCGCGGTCTTCGTCGCACGGTCGGGGTTCTTCGATGCCGACTGA
- a CDS encoding ABC transporter substrate-binding protein: protein MTLNKPSSSQESAVSRRRAALLAGCAATVVLTVAACGGGTAGTTNKDGFAQAPQKDGALTVWVDATRMDAAKLYQKLHPEVKLDIVSYDGDANGSNYLQTKVQLFNRTGKGWPDVVFSSQNNEASWAVDAGFAAPLNKGLVDEATLGQFAKGANDVCTVGGTVYCLRNDLSQAVLWYDAPLLKKFGYTVPTTWEEYQQLGEKVAKEHPGYLVGDAGDSFTPEIYLWASKCGANHITGPKAVSVNTTSEACTKMAKLLDVLIKNKSMSISGVFSTDFGKNQADKVLLMPGPAWFGGAVFRDTLKVPAKQIAAAPIPQWQGDSSPATGNVGGGTWLMSQHSTHIKAATDFLKWVTTDNAYQGEKAPGFPAYTPAAEAWLKGQDTAGYFASDLSALKDAASQVWPEWGSGQFSQEAIWAATVKPGITQGKSIASMLPAWQDSITKYAKSNGYKVSQ, encoded by the coding sequence ATGACCCTCAACAAGCCTTCGTCCAGCCAGGAAAGCGCGGTCAGTCGCAGACGTGCCGCGTTGCTGGCCGGGTGTGCGGCGACCGTGGTGCTGACCGTGGCCGCCTGCGGCGGCGGCACGGCCGGTACGACCAACAAGGACGGCTTCGCTCAGGCGCCGCAGAAGGACGGTGCGTTGACCGTCTGGGTGGACGCGACCCGTATGGACGCCGCGAAGCTGTACCAGAAGCTGCACCCTGAGGTGAAGCTGGACATCGTCAGCTACGACGGTGACGCCAACGGCTCGAACTACCTCCAGACGAAGGTCCAGCTCTTCAACCGCACCGGCAAGGGCTGGCCGGATGTCGTCTTCAGCTCCCAGAACAACGAGGCCAGCTGGGCGGTCGACGCGGGCTTCGCCGCTCCGCTCAACAAGGGCCTGGTCGACGAGGCGACCCTGGGGCAGTTCGCGAAGGGAGCCAACGACGTCTGCACGGTGGGCGGCACCGTCTACTGTCTGCGCAACGACCTCTCCCAGGCGGTGCTCTGGTACGACGCGCCGTTGCTGAAGAAGTTCGGGTACACGGTGCCGACGACCTGGGAGGAGTACCAGCAGCTCGGTGAGAAGGTTGCCAAGGAGCACCCGGGTTATCTCGTGGGCGACGCCGGTGACTCCTTCACCCCCGAGATCTACCTGTGGGCGAGCAAGTGCGGCGCCAACCACATCACGGGCCCGAAGGCCGTGTCGGTGAACACCACCAGCGAGGCCTGCACCAAGATGGCCAAGCTGCTGGACGTACTGATCAAGAACAAGTCCATGTCCATCAGCGGCGTCTTCAGCACCGACTTCGGCAAGAACCAGGCCGACAAGGTCCTGCTCATGCCGGGCCCGGCCTGGTTCGGCGGCGCGGTCTTCAGGGACACCCTCAAGGTTCCGGCCAAGCAGATCGCGGCGGCTCCCATACCGCAGTGGCAGGGGGACAGCTCACCCGCCACCGGCAACGTCGGCGGCGGCACCTGGCTGATGTCCCAGCACTCCACGCACATCAAGGCGGCCACCGACTTCCTGAAGTGGGTCACCACCGACAACGCCTACCAGGGCGAGAAGGCGCCCGGCTTCCCCGCCTACACGCCCGCGGCCGAGGCCTGGCTGAAGGGTCAGGACACCGCCGGCTACTTCGCCAGTGACCTGAGCGCACTCAAGGACGCCGCCTCCCAGGTCTGGCCGGAGTGGGGTTCGGGCCAGTTCAGCCAGGAGGCGATCTGGGCGGCCACCGTCAAGCCCGGCATCACCCAGGGCAAGTCCATCGCCTCGATGCTGCCCGCCTGGCAGGACTCCATCACCAAGTACGCCAAGTCCAACGGATACAAGGTCTCCCAGTGA
- a CDS encoding FadR/GntR family transcriptional regulator — protein sequence MNDTPATEAALPVQALPVAAPAVNGSDERRDYRPGYEIVAERILEYIAESRLEAGDRLPTEIDLAETLNTSRAVVREAVKILSALGRVRAHKGRGLFVADDEGMLITSRWGGFFRPVDLDHVLMLFEFRRVQEMAASSLAATRATPSELRTIELAMQQCRHGFVHGQVDVFNQADDDFHAAVTAASHNTFLASAVRDARRLQRQSSAIGIHDTFSEHTGAAVEEHEAIYRAIRDGHAEEAAQATAVHLDRTLEDYRREIQRRLFG from the coding sequence ATGAACGACACGCCAGCGACCGAAGCGGCCCTGCCGGTGCAGGCCCTTCCCGTTGCGGCACCAGCGGTGAACGGCTCGGACGAGCGGCGTGACTACCGCCCGGGGTACGAAATCGTGGCGGAGCGGATCCTGGAGTACATCGCCGAGTCACGGCTCGAGGCGGGGGACCGGCTGCCCACGGAGATCGATCTGGCCGAGACGCTGAACACCAGCCGGGCGGTGGTGCGGGAAGCCGTGAAGATCCTCTCGGCGCTCGGCCGCGTACGGGCCCACAAGGGGCGAGGCCTGTTCGTTGCGGACGACGAGGGCATGCTCATCACCAGCCGGTGGGGAGGTTTCTTCCGGCCCGTCGATCTCGACCACGTTCTGATGCTGTTCGAGTTCCGCCGGGTCCAGGAGATGGCCGCCAGCAGCCTGGCGGCGACCCGTGCCACTCCCTCCGAACTGCGCACCATCGAGCTCGCCATGCAGCAGTGCCGGCACGGGTTCGTCCACGGTCAGGTCGACGTCTTCAACCAGGCGGACGACGACTTCCACGCGGCCGTGACCGCGGCCTCGCACAACACCTTCCTCGCCAGCGCCGTGCGCGACGCACGACGTCTGCAGCGCCAGTCCAGCGCCATCGGTATCCATGACACGTTCAGTGAGCACACCGGGGCGGCGGTCGAGGAACACGAGGCGATCTACCGGGCCATCCGTGACGGCCACGCCGAGGAAGCGGCGCAGGCCACCGCGGTACACCTCGACAGAACCCTGGAGGACTACCGGCGCGAGATCCAGCGGCGCCTGTTCGGGTAG